A single Roseofilum casamattae BLCC-M143 DNA region contains:
- a CDS encoding phage tail protein gives MTEYYTQARFYFELKGITTLKLQKVSGISMSIEPAAEGQAIFAGKNVAAGTQITPSHVSYENMTLEFITAIDNEVLINWYQGSNPSAMTGGTTNAVADAGDASLVIYKQDGTEGARWNIMDAVPAKYTTTQASADSSDLFKETIEISHTGIRKVATETTTIAPAIQ, from the coding sequence ATGACCGAGTATTACACTCAAGCCAGGTTTTACTTTGAACTGAAGGGGATAACAACCCTGAAGTTGCAAAAGGTAAGCGGAATTTCCATGAGTATTGAACCCGCAGCTGAAGGGCAAGCGATTTTTGCCGGAAAGAATGTGGCTGCTGGAACCCAGATTACTCCTTCTCACGTGTCCTATGAAAATATGACCCTGGAGTTTATTACCGCCATTGATAATGAAGTGTTAATCAATTGGTATCAAGGTTCTAATCCTTCCGCCATGACTGGAGGAACGACCAACGCCGTTGCCGACGCTGGCGATGCATCTTTGGTGATTTACAAGCAGGATGGTACTGAGGGCGCGCGTTGGAATATTATGGATGCCGTGCCTGCCAAATATACAACGACTCAAGCAAGTGCTGATAGCAGCGACCTGTTTAAAGAAACTATCGAAATTAGTCATACTGGGATTCGCAAAGTCGCAACGGAAACGACTACGATAGCTCCAGCTATCCAATAA
- a CDS encoding phage tail protein gives MAAPVYTTTANRFYLNFTGLDELEVKSMAALTYEGKVTGGDKPIQCGRRGAERHTTIAGYETNPSMTIEVYLNDQNQGAANRLFEWFLTCMPIEEGGSGEWANNRKDGSLTVYAPGKTKEILRWNLDRAWIKKYSISDVDATSGELALETYEIVAERITKVVSMATAA, from the coding sequence ATGGCAGCTCCAGTTTATACGACAACAGCCAACCGATTTTATCTCAACTTCACTGGCTTGGACGAATTGGAAGTCAAAAGCATGGCTGCTTTGACTTACGAAGGTAAAGTTACCGGTGGAGACAAACCGATCCAGTGCGGTAGAAGAGGAGCCGAGCGGCACACCACCATCGCCGGTTATGAAACCAACCCTTCCATGACCATTGAGGTTTATCTCAACGATCAAAATCAAGGCGCTGCTAATCGATTATTTGAGTGGTTTCTCACTTGTATGCCCATCGAAGAAGGCGGTAGTGGTGAATGGGCAAATAACCGTAAAGATGGTTCGCTCACGGTCTACGCTCCTGGTAAAACTAAAGAGATCCTGCGCTGGAACTTAGACCGAGCTTGGATCAAGAAATATTCTATTTCCGATGTTGATGCGACATCTGGAGAACTGGCCCTGGAAACTTACGAAATTGTAGCCGAGCGGATTACCAAAGTAGTTTCGATGGCGACAGCAGCTTAG